The genomic region GTAAGACGTCGCTGATCTCGCTGCTGGCGCGCTTCTATGATATTCAGCAGGGCAGCATCCTGCTCGATGGCGTCGATATTCGCGATGTGCCGCAGGCCGAGCTGCGCAGGCATATCGCCGCCGTGCCTCAAGATCCGGTCTGCTTCTCCGGCACGATCGCCTCGAATATTCGGCTGCACGCCGAGGAGATTACGGATCAGGAGGTCCGCCGCGCGGCAGAGATCGCCAACGCCGCGCCATTTATCGAGCGGCTGCCGGAGCAGTACGACTACGAGGTGCGCGAGCGCGGCTCGAATCTGTCGGTGGGGCAGCGCCAACTGCTGGCGTTCGCGCGGGCCGTGGCGTTCAATCCTGAGGTGCTGCTGGTGCTCGACGAGGCGACATCGAGCGTGGATACCGAAACCGAGGTGCTGATCCAGACGGCGCTGGTGCGGCTGCTGGAAGGCCGCACCAGCATCGTGATCGCGCACCGGCTCTCGACGATCCGGCATGTCGATCGGATCATCGTGCTGCACAAGGGCCAGCTGGTCGAGGATGGCACGCACGATGAGCTGCTGGCGCGGCGTGGCTACTACGCGCGGCTGTACCAGTTGCAGTATGCCGAGCAGCAGGGCGCGATCGAGCCTGTGGAGTAGCGCCGAGCGATCAAGGCTCGACTCGCTCGTGCCCAGCGTTAGCGCCGCCGACCTCTGGGGATCTCGAAGCGGTACGTCTCGCCGTGGCGCAGGTAGCGGATCTTGTCTTCGATTCCCGCCGCGCGCACCTCGCGCTGAAAGTCCTCAAGCGGCGATTTGAAGACGGTGTAGTCGTTGTAGTGGATCGGGATCGCGATCGTCGGGTCGATCAGCCTGACGACTTCGAGGCCCTGCTTGCCGTCCATCGTCACCATGATGCCCAGCACGCGGGTGCCGCCCAGGTGCAGTAGCGCGAGATCGACGTTGGGGTAGCGCCGGGGGATCTGCTTGAGCCGATCGTGGACCAGCGTGTCGCCCGTGATGTAGAGCCGCAGCAGTAGCTTGCCCGTCGCGATCGACTCGAACTCCAGCATGCTGCCCATCACCGGCGGTAGCAGCGCGGCCAGAATTCCCGGCCCGTGCGTGCCCGGCATGGCGGTGATCCGCAGCCGAACTTCGCCTTTTGTAACGGTCTGTGTCTGCCAGGTTTTGAGCGGGTAGGTTCTGGTAAAGCCTTTGCGCCTGAGATCCTTCGCGGCGTGGCGTGTCGTGACGATCGGCAGCGTGGGATCGAGCCGCTCCGCCGCCACGCGGTCGAAGTGGTCCTCGTGCATGTGCGACAGCACGACGAGATCGACGGGCGGCAGATCCGCGATGTCGAGCGCCGGGTCGGTCAGGCGTGTCGCGCGCAGGCCGTAGCCCAGGTGGACCTGCTCGTGCCGGTGCAGGAAGTTGGGGTCGGTCAGGATCGTGAATCCAGCGTAGCGAATCAGCGTGGTCGCCGTGCCGATGAAGAAGACCGAGCCAAGCCGCAGGTCGGGGCCGCGACTCTCGGCTGGCAGGTGTAGCTCTTTGCGTGCCATAGGCCTCCTTTGATTGGGAGGTGTGCGGTGTGGCAGGAAGTGTGCCGGGGTGATGGTGGCTCGATCCGTTCGTAGGGGCGTGATGATGGAGATTAATAAAGGAATCTGGACCGGACCGTAGGGGCGTGCTGCCGCACGCCCAGGGCGTATTGCAATACGCCCCTACCGACGGTTTCTCACATCATTATCACGCCCAGAACACGGCACGCCGTGCCTACGCATGATCGAAACCTTTTGGTTGTCGCTAGACAACCACAATTTCTTTTATGTTCGCACAGCGAATCTTTCATCAGTATGCGATTCTACCACATTTACCTGACAGCTTCTGCCAGCTTTTCTACAATCTCTTCAATCGTGTACATAGAGGTGTTTAGAGCTATTTTATCGACCAAAGAGGGGCTGCGACTCATTACCTCATTTTTTGAAACCTTATGCCATAGTGGTAGTATTACTTTGGAGCCACTCATTTCTCTCGCGATGAGTCCATCTAGCTCGTATTGAGGCCAGTTCTTTTCAAAGAATGCAGGCGATAGTACAACAATACCAAATCGTGAATTAGCAAGACCTCTATCAATTGAACGTCGAAGATTCTCTCCTACCTTCAGTTGAAACTCATCATACCAAACTGAAAAACCTACCTCTTGAAGTTTTTCAGCAAGTGGTCGCACCAAATCGTCCTTGTCTTCACTAGCATGTGAGATAAAGACATCGTAAAAAGGATTCTCTTCTTGATCCTGTACATTATCACCGCTATAACGACTTGTGGTTGAACTAGATGCTTGATGTAATTGCTCAGCTTGCATTCTTCTCATCTTCTCATCTCCTTGCTTAAACATGTCTTGTAGCTTTTTATACTCACGCCCTTGCTCGTTAAGGAGTTGCTGCTGCATTTTGTTCAGATCAGCAGTTTTTGATGTGATCCGTTTACTGATTTCTGCCTTCTTCTTTTGAATAGCAACAATATCACGTTCAAGCCGACCGATCTCACTTAGCTTATTTCGAACAGTAGATGGACTGGTAGTTCGAGAAATGCTTTGCTTAACTCTGAGCATGCGCTCACTTGTCAAGGACTCTTTCTTAGTCTCATCAGTCAACTTCTGTTGAAGTAAATTAATATCGCGTTGTGTTTGCTCAAGCTTATTCTGGATAATCTGAACTGACATAATAAACTTCTCCTATTTACTCCCCACGCCCACGCCGTTGTGAGCGCGGGGAGCACACCATCACATCACCTTAGCACTGGCTAAACCCGCACGCATTGCAGTGCATACAGCCCTCCTCGTGGATAAACGACGCCTCGCCGCACTCAGGGCACAGATCGGCGCGGATCGACGGCAGCGTGAGCTGTATCTGCACGGGCTTGTGCTCGACCGCCGGGCCATCGTCGTCCGCAGCGCCATCGCCGGGCGTGCAGCACTCCTCGATCGCCTGTGCGACCGCGTCTGGCAGCGAGCGCACGCGATCTTTGCCGAAGCCCATCGAGCGCGCCCCGCCGATGCCCTTCAGCTGGTGGACGATCTGGCTCAGCCGCTCCTTGGGCGTCAGCGGCGAGGCCACGCGCAGCACCAGCGACGCGAGACGGCCCAGCGCCTCGGCCATGCTCGTCACGTCGGAGCCGGCCTTGCCCGCCGTGACAAAGACCTCCAGCGGCTCGC from Herpetosiphonaceae bacterium harbors:
- a CDS encoding MBL fold metallo-hydrolase, which codes for MARKELHLPAESRGPDLRLGSVFFIGTATTLIRYAGFTILTDPNFLHRHEQVHLGYGLRATRLTDPALDIADLPPVDLVVLSHMHEDHFDRVAAERLDPTLPIVTTRHAAKDLRRKGFTRTYPLKTWQTQTVTKGEVRLRITAMPGTHGPGILAALLPPVMGSMLEFESIATGKLLLRLYITGDTLVHDRLKQIPRRYPNVDLALLHLGGTRVLGIMVTMDGKQGLEVVRLIDPTIAIPIHYNDYTVFKSPLEDFQREVRAAGIEDKIRYLRHGETYRFEIPRGRRR
- a CDS encoding TIR domain-containing protein → MSVQIIQNKLEQTQRDINLLQQKLTDETKKESLTSERMLRVKQSISRTTSPSTVRNKLSEIGRLERDIVAIQKKKAEISKRITSKTADLNKMQQQLLNEQGREYKKLQDMFKQGDEKMRRMQAEQLHQASSSTTSRYSGDNVQDQEENPFYDVFISHASEDKDDLVRPLAEKLQEVGFSVWYDEFQLKVGENLRRSIDRGLANSRFGIVVLSPAFFEKNWPQYELDGLIAREMSGSKVILPLWHKVSKNEVMSRSPSLVDKIALNTSMYTIEEIVEKLAEAVR